ACTACTTCTTGCTCGATTGGGACATGTCAAAATCAACATCCTCGATAAATTCGATAACCTCACCATTAGGGCTGTGGACTAATGCATTGGTGACTACTAAAGGAGGTTCGCCAAGTGTAAGCTGATTGGGTTCGACAAAGGTTCTTGCTCCGTGGACAAGGGCTTTTTGGTATATTTCATCCACATTGTCTACGTAAAATGCGAGGTGTAATAAAGCCCCATGAGCAATATCCTCCTCGGATGCAGCCTTTTTCCCTTGGGCAGGAATGACGGCATCGTTATCAAAGATTTCGAGACAGGTTCTTTGGTCAGGTGAAATCAGCATGGAAACTTCTTGAATCCGAAAGGATGGAAGACTCCAGTGATGTCCTCTTTTAAATCCCAGTACTTCGGTATAAAATGCAATGGTTGCTTGATGATCACGGGCTTGGATGGCCACATGAGCTAGTCCCTTCACACTCATTTCAGATCCTCCTTATATGTAAGTAAACCTTATTATATGAATAATTATGTGCTACATATATATTTAAAATAAGTTTTTTATACTATATTGGTTATGAAACCGAAGATATTTTAGATGAAAAACGTTACTTTTTAAATCCAAATCAGGAGGTACTTGATATGCAGCATCACATAGACGAGATAGACTACAAAATCATGAAATTGTTACAGCATGATGCGCGAATAACGATTTCCCAAATCAGCAAAGAAATTTCGATGTCACAACCGTCCGTTAAAGAAAGAATGACCAAGCTTGAAGAACGAGGGATTATTTCTGGATATAATGCTGTATTTAATTTACGGGAACTGGATCGGGGGACAACTACGTTTATTCTGATAAAGACAGAACATTGCCAAGAGCTGATTGATTTTTGTAAGGAGGCGAAGGAGGTTACCGATTTGTTTCGCATCAGCGGGGAATTTAATTATCTCATTAAGGTACAAAGCGCGTCTGTAGAGGAAATTGCAGAGTTTCAGGATTCACTAGTCAAGCTGGGGCCTTCCAAATCGCATATTTGTATGAAAAATATACTGGAAAACAGGGTTTTGTTGTAAGTCATCCGGCAACGCATATTTGGAACATAAATCATTCAGAAAGCTGTTATTCGTAACATTAAATTAAGCGAATGATTGGATGAAATAAAAAAAGTGACGCTGAATTACACCAGCGTCACCGTAATTCCTTGCTTCAGACGTTCCACGTCCTGAAGCTCGATCTTGCCGGCCATGGCGTGCAGAGCAGCCGCCGTGCCGCAGGCCGCTCCCTGCCGTAGCATGGCAGGGAGCTCCAGCCCCGCCACCGCGCCGCTAACTAGCCCGGCGACCATGGCGTCACCGCTGCCGAGCGCGCTGACAATGTCCGCGTCCGGCAGGCTTACGCGGTAGCGTGCATCGCGCGTTACCGCTAGTGCCCCGCGTGCGCCGAGAGAGATGACGGCCAGCTGCGCTCCGGCTTCCAGCAGCTGTAATGCCGCCGCTTCAGCGGCATCTGGGCGCGTGGCGTCGATCCCCGCGAAGCGGGCGGCCTCGTCCTCGTTAGGCTTCACGAGGTCGGGCTTCCCGCGCAGCCCCAAGCGCAGCGCCTCGCCGCTCGCGTCCAGCGCCACGCGCGCGCCGCGTTCCTTTGCCAGCGTGCACAGCTCGGCGTACAGATCGGGCGGGCAGCCGGGTGGCAGGCTGCCAGAGAGAACGACCCAAGCCGAATCCTCGGCAAGGGTCGCGATTTTGCGCCGCAGCGCGGCTAGTTCAAGCGGCCCAACGGTCGGGCCGCTCTCAATCAGCTCGGTCTGCGTGCGAGTAGCCGGGTCGAGCACGGTTATGGCGAGACGGGTTTCCCCGTATGCCGTTTCGATGAAATCGGCGCTTACGCCCTCCGTGCTCAACCCGTCGATGAGCAGCCGTCCGGTATGTCCAGCTACAAATCCGGTCGCCCGTACAGGCTGACCTAGCGTGCGAATGACACGAGCTGCATTCACGCCCTTGCCGCCTGGTACCGTTAAGCCCCCTTCAATGCGGTGGACGGCATTCAGTCCAAAGCCTGCAACCGTGTAGATTTTATCCACTGCTGCGTTAAGCGTTACAGTGGTAATCACAAGGCATCACTCCTTTAAGAAATCAGCTTTAAGCCCAATGCTGCGGCAAGAATCATGGCGATGAATAAAACACGCAGTACGCTTTTTTGCTCACCATACAAGAACATGCCTGTAATCGTACTGCCGACGGTTCCAATGCCTGTCCATACGGCATAAGAAGTTCCCATCGGCAAACTTTTCATGGCGAAGCTGAGCAGAGAGAAGCTAAGAATAAAGGATAAAATCATAAGTGCTAAAGCCTTCCACCCTTTACCGACCGTAACTCCCTTCATGCCGATGACTCCAAGCACTTCCGAGCAGCCCGCGATAACCAATGCAATCCAAGCCATTATGCACCACTCCCTTCCTGAGCATCACGATCGGTAACTAACTTCAAGCCGATCACACCTGCTAGCAAAAGGGCGATTAGCAGCGTTTTGGACCATTGAAACGGTTCCCCGAAAAGCAGCATTTCGCCTACGACGGTTCCCCCTGTCCCCAGTCCGGTAAATACAGCATACACCGTGCCTACAGGCAGACGCTTTGCAGCCTTCATGATTAAATAAAAGCTGGCCACCACAGCCAGCACAGTTACAGCCCAGGTGAGTACAGAATCTGCATGCTTCAAGCCTGATACCCATACGACCTCAATCAGGCCTCCAACAAAAACGTAAATCCAACTGCGATTCATGATGAATTTCTCCTCAATTCAGTATAATTTTCAATTACGACTGCTTCACCCTTCATGAGATGAAGTTAACGTAATCCCACGCCAAAAAATAGGCCATGCAGCGTTCAGCCTTCGGTGGTAGTTGGTGCTTCCACTGTACAGTAGCTCTACCATGATTCCATCCACCAGTGTCATGTAGGCTAAAGCCACATCTGCTGGTTCCATATGCCCAAAGAGTTCCCGATCCCGTACATTTCGGAGGCGACGAGTTAATTTTCGCTCCATTTGTTCCAGAAAAGGATTCACAATATTCAGTACCTCGTTATATAAAGATACAGGCGGAAAGAAGGAAAAGCGGAGCATAAACTTGGCTGAGTTGTTGCCCTCATATTCCTGTTCCATCCAGAACAGGAAATCATGCAGTGTGTGTTCCAGCGACTGTTCTTTGCGTTCCGTAAAGTATTCGAAAATACGTAAATTCTGCTCTTGAAACGCATAACGTGCCACCTGCAAAAACAGATCCTCCTTGCCCTGAAAATGCGCATATATAGACGGTTTTCGGATTCCAACCTCGGCGGCAATACTGCTCAAGGATGCTCCCTCATACCCATTGGCGGCAAATTGGAAAAGAGCGGCCTTTCGAATCTCTTCCATTCCCATTATCATCACCTACCTAACGTTCGTTAGTTTATTTTCACATGAAAAAAAGTAAGTGTCAACCCATCAACATTTCGTAATGTACTTTGGATTTTTTTATTCAACATTTAAATAAAAAAGTGGGAAGAAATAAGGGGCTCATGTACAATATAATGAGGAATACCTGTTTAAATGCAGTCCATTGGAAGTGAGGTTAGTTATGAGGCGAAGCTTACTGGCCGTATTGATCGCGGCTATGGTGTTTATTATTTATTATTTTGGCTTGTTTAATTACATCGGTAAAAATGAAGGAACTGTCATCAGTATTTTCTCCACGCTGACGGTTATTTCCATAAGTCTGATTATTTTTACGGAGAATCGTAATCCTTCCACCACCATGTCATGGATTTTGCTGCTGGCGTTGCTGCCAGTCGTTGGACTTCCTCTTTATTTTTTGTTTGGGCAAAATGTATTCAAGCGCCGTAAGTATGACAAAAAGGCATTGCGTGACCAACAGGCTTATGAGCGTATCGAAAAGGATGCTTTGCGGGTCAAACGAGATTTGACCTGCTTTACAGATGAGCAGCAGCAGTTGATGCGTCTGGCCCGGAGATTGGCCCGCTCCCCGATTTATTTTGCGACAGAAACCCAGATTCTGAATAATGGAGATGAAACCTTCTCCACGCTGCTCGAAGAACTGCGCAAGGCGCAGCATCATATCCATATGGAATATTACATTTTCCGCTCGGATGATATCGGTACCAGCATTCAGAAAATTTTGATCGAGAAGGCCAAAGCGGGTGTTAAGGTTCGGTTTATGTACGATGCAGTCGGTAGTATTCAGTTATCGAAGGCATTTTTGAAGGAAATGAAAGATGCAGGAGTAGAGGTTGTTGCATACGGAGGCGCTCGGATTTTGTTCTTCTCCAGTCGGGTAAACTACCGTAATCACCGTAAAATTGTAGTTATCGACGGTAATATTGGATTAATCGGTGGCCTAAATGTGGGAGATGAGTATCTCAGCCGCAACAAAGCCTACGGCTTTTGGCGTGACACGCATATGATTGTGAAGGGCGAAGCTGTGCGGACGTTGCAACTTATATTTTTACAGGATTGGCTTCATATGACGGGTGAATCGGTACTGGATAGCGAATATCTGTCTCCCGATATTGAACCGATCACGGATGGCGGCGTACAGATTATTGCCAGCGGACCAGACAATGAGCGGAGAGTGCTTAAAAATCTATTCTTCTCCATGATCACATCCGCTCGAAAATCCGTCTGGATTGCCACTCCTTATTTTATCCCGGATGAAGATATCCTGACTGCTTTGCGGATGGCTGCTCTATCCGGGTTGGATGTGCGTATTCTGTTCCCCGCGAAACCGGATAAATGGCTGCCTTTTCTCGCATCCCATTCGTACTTCCAATCGTTGCTAGAGGTGGGAGTCAAGGTATATGAATATGAAAAAGGGTTCCTTCACTCCAAGCTTCTCATTATTGACGGGGAAGTTGCGACTATTGGGACAGCCAATATGGATATGCGCAGCTTCCATTTGAATTTTGAAGTGAACGCTCTGTTGATTCAAACACACAGTGTCCAGCAGATGGTGAACGACTATGAGCGAGATTTGCACAATGCCAGCTTGATCGTACGTGAGGAATTCATGAAAAAGCGTCTGTTCAAACGTTTGATGGAATCGCTCGCTCGGCTGCTTTCACCACTGCTGTAATGTACAAACGATGAGCTGTGGATATGGAAGCAGATCTTAGAGTCAAAATGTAGTAAAGCCCAAAATATCCTGGAGACGGTATACAATATCTTTCCAAAATGTTGAATGATCCTCGTAGGCCGCCAGCTCCAGGCTGTATTCAGCTCCCCGGTTATTCCACAGCTTATCAAAATAGGCCGCCACCTGTCGGGTCAGCTTGCTGTCCGCCGGAGCGGCCACCCACAGTTCATTCTCCAGATTCAAATCATCCAAATTACGGGGGGTCAAATTGGTAGAGCCACCCCAAATCAAATGCTCTCCTTGTACCTTGGCAATATAAATCAGCTTCGTATGGAATTGCTCATGGGTAGTATGATACCAGCGAATTTGAATGTTTCCATCCGATTTATCGGACAACTCTTGGGCAACCGGACGATTAGGTATGCCTATTTTTTCCTGCCCGAACGCGTTTTCATTGGGGTCCAGCAGCAATTGGATGTTTACGCCGCGTGCCGAGGCATCCAGCAGGCTATTCAATATTTTGCGATCAGCCAAATAAAACATGCCCATATGAATGCTGTCACCTTGCTTCGTCTGCTTAATGCCATTCAGAACGGAGGCATACACTTTGCCTTCCGTGAGATATTTGATCCGGTAGCTGTCCTTACCTGATGGGACTAGGGGCTCTGCTTGAGGTGTGTAGACAGGAAGTTGCCCTCCGCCCGAGAAGTCCAATACCGCCTGCTCTGTTTGTAAAATATCTCCGATGATCGGTCCCTTCACTTCTAGGGCAACATTGGAATGATAGGCACTTGCATCGTGAACATTACCTGTAGAAATGAGAGCAGTTTGCTCGTTGGCAACCAATTTTCGGTGATTGGCCTTGACGTTTAACAGCTTTAAATAAGAGCGAGCCGTAACGTCAGGTCCGTCACTGGCCATCAGATTGGGAATCCAGCCTGTGCCTTGCTGCCCGAACCACTGGAAAAAGGTACGCCACACCGCTGAATAGATGGGCGTGGAGTCCCGCAATGGATCTACATCGGTCTGCACGACCTGAATTCCTACTTGCTTCATATTCTCCAACAAAGGATTGGGAGCAGAATTATAATTGGTATTGACTTCATCTGTAATGAAAAAGATAGGCATCTCAGGATGGGCTTTCTTTTTGGCGATAAGATGCTGGGTCATTTGCGCGCTGACTTCGGGGAAGTGCTGCCCTTTATGTTTATAATCGTTGAACAGAAACAGGTCAATGACGATAAATTGCTGGGCTTCATCAATGATTCCGAGCATACGATTCAAAATTTGTCCTTCATGTTGTACAGTGCTTCCATCCCCAGTAGGGTAGGTCAAATCCGTCCAAAAGTTTACCTCGTTCGTTGAATACTCCTGACTCTCATAAGAGACGAACGGAGGTAATGGTTTATGGGTTTGATACAGCATAACGGCAATCAGCCACAGGATAAGGACCAAAATGGCGATTTTAAGAGCACGGCCCTTGTACATGAATTTTCTTTGGGATTCCGGCGCAGAATGCAGCGGATTTTGTTTAGTCATACGACGATCAGCTCCTCCATTGAATGCTGCATTCCATTTTATCGTGACCGAACATGCAGATTATGATATAGATACTGTCTAATTATTACCGCAAGTCAACAGGATTGAAGCGGAATGCTGAACGGAATGAATGAAGAACGTTTTATTAATTGAGGACATATGTCCTTTATAGGCAGGCTGACCTATACTTAAATAGATACAAAAGTCATTTATATG
This window of the Paenibacillus polymyxa genome carries:
- a CDS encoding TetR/AcrR family transcriptional regulator, translating into MGMEEIRKAALFQFAANGYEGASLSSIAAEVGIRKPSIYAHFQGKEDLFLQVARYAFQEQNLRIFEYFTERKEQSLEHTLHDFLFWMEQEYEGNNSAKFMLRFSFFPPVSLYNEVLNIVNPFLEQMERKLTRRLRNVRDRELFGHMEPADVALAYMTLVDGIMVELLYSGSTNYHRRLNAAWPIFWRGITLTSSHEG
- a CDS encoding VOC family protein produces the protein MSVKGLAHVAIQARDHQATIAFYTEVLGFKRGHHWSLPSFRIQEVSMLISPDQRTCLEIFDNDAVIPAQGKKAASEEDIAHGALLHLAFYVDNVDEIYQKALVHGARTFVEPNQLTLGEPPLVVTNALVHSPNGEVIEFIEDVDFDMSQSSKK
- the cls gene encoding cardiolipin synthase, whose translation is MRRSLLAVLIAAMVFIIYYFGLFNYIGKNEGTVISIFSTLTVISISLIIFTENRNPSTTMSWILLLALLPVVGLPLYFLFGQNVFKRRKYDKKALRDQQAYERIEKDALRVKRDLTCFTDEQQQLMRLARRLARSPIYFATETQILNNGDETFSTLLEELRKAQHHIHMEYYIFRSDDIGTSIQKILIEKAKAGVKVRFMYDAVGSIQLSKAFLKEMKDAGVEVVAYGGARILFFSSRVNYRNHRKIVVIDGNIGLIGGLNVGDEYLSRNKAYGFWRDTHMIVKGEAVRTLQLIFLQDWLHMTGESVLDSEYLSPDIEPITDGGVQIIASGPDNERRVLKNLFFSMITSARKSVWIATPYFIPDEDILTALRMAALSGLDVRILFPAKPDKWLPFLASHSYFQSLLEVGVKVYEYEKGFLHSKLLIIDGEVATIGTANMDMRSFHLNFEVNALLIQTHSVQQMVNDYERDLHNASLIVREEFMKKRLFKRLMESLARLLSPLL
- a CDS encoding phospholipase D family protein, with translation MTKQNPLHSAPESQRKFMYKGRALKIAILVLILWLIAVMLYQTHKPLPPFVSYESQEYSTNEVNFWTDLTYPTGDGSTVQHEGQILNRMLGIIDEAQQFIVIDLFLFNDYKHKGQHFPEVSAQMTQHLIAKKKAHPEMPIFFITDEVNTNYNSAPNPLLENMKQVGIQVVQTDVDPLRDSTPIYSAVWRTFFQWFGQQGTGWIPNLMASDGPDVTARSYLKLLNVKANHRKLVANEQTALISTGNVHDASAYHSNVALEVKGPIIGDILQTEQAVLDFSGGGQLPVYTPQAEPLVPSGKDSYRIKYLTEGKVYASVLNGIKQTKQGDSIHMGMFYLADRKILNSLLDASARGVNIQLLLDPNENAFGQEKIGIPNRPVAQELSDKSDGNIQIRWYHTTHEQFHTKLIYIAKVQGEHLIWGGSTNLTPRNLDDLNLENELWVAAPADSKLTRQVAAYFDKLWNNRGAEYSLELAAYEDHSTFWKDIVYRLQDILGFTTF
- a CDS encoding Lrp/AsnC family transcriptional regulator codes for the protein MQHHIDEIDYKIMKLLQHDARITISQISKEISMSQPSVKERMTKLEERGIISGYNAVFNLRELDRGTTTFILIKTEHCQELIDFCKEAKEVTDLFRISGEFNYLIKVQSASVEEIAEFQDSLVKLGPSKSHICMKNILENRVLL
- a CDS encoding DMT family transporter — protein: MNRSWIYVFVGGLIEVVWVSGLKHADSVLTWAVTVLAVVASFYLIMKAAKRLPVGTVYAVFTGLGTGGTVVGEMLLFGEPFQWSKTLLIALLLAGVIGLKLVTDRDAQEGSGA
- a CDS encoding 1-phosphofructokinase family hexose kinase, which encodes MITTVTLNAAVDKIYTVAGFGLNAVHRIEGGLTVPGGKGVNAARVIRTLGQPVRATGFVAGHTGRLLIDGLSTEGVSADFIETAYGETRLAITVLDPATRTQTELIESGPTVGPLELAALRRKIATLAEDSAWVVLSGSLPPGCPPDLYAELCTLAKERGARVALDASGEALRLGLRGKPDLVKPNEDEAARFAGIDATRPDAAEAAALQLLEAGAQLAVISLGARGALAVTRDARYRVSLPDADIVSALGSGDAMVAGLVSGAVAGLELPAMLRQGAACGTAAALHAMAGKIELQDVERLKQGITVTLV
- a CDS encoding DMT family transporter; protein product: MAWIALVIAGCSEVLGVIGMKGVTVGKGWKALALMILSFILSFSLLSFAMKSLPMGTSYAVWTGIGTVGSTITGMFLYGEQKSVLRVLFIAMILAAALGLKLIS